One window of the Camelina sativa cultivar DH55 chromosome 1, Cs, whole genome shotgun sequence genome contains the following:
- the LOC104793290 gene encoding probable indole-3-acetic acid-amido synthetase GH3.1 — protein sequence MAVDSNLSSPLGPPACEKDAKALRFIEEMTRNADTVQENLLAEILARNANTEYLRRFNLDGATDRDTFKTKIPVISYEDLQPEIQRIADGDRSPILSAHPISEFLTSSGTSAGERKLMPTIREELDRRQLLYSLLMPVMNLYVPGLDKGKGLYFLFVKSETKTPGGLPARPVLTSYYKSEHFRSRPYDPYNVYTSPNEAILCPDSFQSMYTQMLCGLLDRLSVLRVGAVFASGLLRAIRFLQLHWSRFAHDIDFGCLDSEITDRSIRQCMSGILKPDPALAEFIRQECKSENWERIITRIWPNTKYIDVIVTGAMAQYIPTLEYYSGGLPMACTMYASSECYFGLNLNPMSKPSEVSYTIMPNMAYFEFIPLGGTKAVELVDVKIGKEYELVVTTYAGLCRYRVGDILRVTGFHNSAPQFHFVRRKNVLLSIDSDKTDESELQKAVENASRLLHEECGSRVAEYTSYADTSTIPGHYVLYWELLVRDGSRQPSHETLTRCCLEMEESLNSVYRQSRVADNSVGPLEIRVVRNGTFEELMDYAISRGASINQYKVPRCVNFTPIVELLDSRVVSAHFSPALPHWTPERRRR from the exons ATGGCAGTAGATTCCAACCTCTCTTCGCCGTTAGGACCTCCAGCGTGTGAAAAGGACGCAAAAGCCCTCCGCTTCATCGAGGAAATGACCCGAAACGCAGACACCGTTCAAGAAAACCTTCTCGCCGAGATTCTTGCTCGTAACGCAAACACCGAGTACCTACGCCGCTTCAACCTAGACGGCGCCACCGACCGTGATACCTTTAAAACGAAGATTCCAGTCATTAGCTACGAAGATCTTCAGCCGGAAATCCAACGCATTGCTGATGGAGACCGCTCTCCCATCTTATCTGCCCATCCCATCTCTGAGTTCCTCACTAG CTCTGGAACCTCAGCCGGAGAGAGGAAGCTCATGCCGACCATCAGAGAAGAGCTTGATCGTCGTCAACTTCTTTACAGTCTCCTCATGCCTGTCATGAATTT GTATGTGCCAGGTTTAGACAAAGGAAAAGGATTGTACTTCTTGTTCGTTAAGTCCGAAACAAAGACACCGGGTGGGCTACCGGCTCGACCAGTCTTGACTAGTTACTACAAGAGTGAACACTTCCGGTCTCGACCATACGACCCATATAACGTGTACACAAGTCCCAACGAAGCAATACTTTGTCCCGACTCATTTCAAAGCATGTACACTCAGATGCTCTGTGGCCTCCTTGACCGCCTCTCTGTCCTCCGCGTTGGCGCAGTCTTTGCCTCTGGTCTACTCCGTGCAATTCGCTTCCTCCAGCTCCACTGGTCTCGTTTCGCCCATGACATCGATTTTGGATGTCTCGACTCCGAGATAACTGACCGGTCTATAAGACAATGCATGTCCGGAATTCTTAAACCGGATCCTGCCCTGGCGGAGTTCATCCGTCAGGAGTGCAAGTCGGAAAATTGGGAACGAATCATCACCAGAATATGGCCCAACACTAAGTACATTGACGTCATCGTAACTGGAGCCATGGCTCAGTATATTCCAACGTTGGAGTACTATAGCGGAGGTCTCCCGATGGCTTGCACCATGTACGCCTCCTCCGAGTGTTACTTTGGTTTGAACCTTAACCCAATGAGCAAACCGTCAGAAGTCTCTTACACCATCATGCCCAACATGGCCTACTTCGAGTTCATCCCTCTCGGGGGCACCAAGGCTGTTGAACTCGTTGATGTAAAGATCGGTAAAGAGTATGAACTTGTTGTTACCACTTACGCGGGTCTTTGTCGATACCGAGTCGGTGACATCCTCAGAGTCACAGGTTTCCACAACTCCGCACCTCAGTTTCATTTCGTGAGGAGGAAAAACGTTCTCCTCAGCATCGACTCGGACAAGACCGACGAGTCAGAGCTTCAAAAGGCCGTGGAGAACGCATCGAGGCTGCTTCATGAAGAGTGCGGGAGCCGCGTAGCCGAGTACACTAGCTACGCCGACACAAGCACGATCCCCGGCCACTACGTCTTATACTGGGAGTTGTTAGTGAGGGACGGGTCAAGGCAGCCAAGTCATGAGACCCTGACTCGTTGCTGCCTTGAGATGGAAGAGTCGTTAAACTCGGTTTACCGGCAAAGCAGAGTCGCGGACAACTCGGTTGGACCGTTGGAGATTAGGGTGGTGAGAAACGGAACGTTCGAGGAACTGATGGATTACGCAATCTCAAGAGGCGCATCAATTAACCAGTACAAGGTACCAAGGTGCGTTAACTTCACACCTATTGTGGAGTTACTAGATTCTAGGGTTGTGTCGGCGCATTTTAGCCCAGCCTTACCGCATTGGACGCcggagaggaggagaagataA
- the LOC104793303 gene encoding uncharacterized protein LOC104793303 isoform X3: MAWRRSAGSAARSFVSATARSPSIRSPSTALPRLRPPPSSRRFTFSSPSRNLGALGCTQSFLPLYSVVASSQLTSHLNVNLRAFCELSNGT, encoded by the exons ATGGCTTGGCGGCGCAGTGCAGGATCCGCTGCTCGCTCTTTCGTCTCCGCCACCGCTAGATCACCGTCTATCCGTTCTCCTTCGACGGCGCTTCCCCGTCTCCGTCCTCCTCCATCCTCCCGTCGCTTCACCTTTTCATCACCTTCCAG GAATCTAGGAGCACTTGGTTGTACACAGTCGTTCTTGCCTCTGTACAGTGTTGTGGCTTCTTCTCAACTCACATCTCACCTAAATGTTAATTTGAGGGCTTTCTGCGAGTTGTCTAACG GTACTTGA
- the LOC104793303 gene encoding uncharacterized protein LOC104793303 isoform X2 → MAWRRSAGSAARSFVSATARSPSIRSPSTALPRLRPPPSSRRFTFSSPSRNLGALGCTQSFLPLYSVVASSQLTSHLNVNLRAFCELSNGIGKDG, encoded by the exons ATGGCTTGGCGGCGCAGTGCAGGATCCGCTGCTCGCTCTTTCGTCTCCGCCACCGCTAGATCACCGTCTATCCGTTCTCCTTCGACGGCGCTTCCCCGTCTCCGTCCTCCTCCATCCTCCCGTCGCTTCACCTTTTCATCACCTTCCAG GAATCTAGGAGCACTTGGTTGTACACAGTCGTTCTTGCCTCTGTACAGTGTTGTGGCTTCTTCTCAACTCACATCTCACCTAAATGTTAATTTGAGGGCTTTCTGCGAGTTGTCTAACG GAATTGGAAAAGATGGGTGA
- the LOC104793303 gene encoding uncharacterized protein LOC104793303 isoform X1, producing the protein MAWRRSAGSAARSFVSATARSPSIRSPSTALPRLRPPPSSRRFTFSSPSRNLGALGCTQSFLPLYSVVASSQLTSHLNVNLRAFCELSNGTFQRTCPDR; encoded by the exons ATGGCTTGGCGGCGCAGTGCAGGATCCGCTGCTCGCTCTTTCGTCTCCGCCACCGCTAGATCACCGTCTATCCGTTCTCCTTCGACGGCGCTTCCCCGTCTCCGTCCTCCTCCATCCTCCCGTCGCTTCACCTTTTCATCACCTTCCAG GAATCTAGGAGCACTTGGTTGTACACAGTCGTTCTTGCCTCTGTACAGTGTTGTGGCTTCTTCTCAACTCACATCTCACCTAAATGTTAATTTGAGGGCTTTCTGCGAGTTGTCTAACGGTACCTTCCAACGCACTTGTCCGGATCGCTAG
- the LOC104793341 gene encoding uncharacterized protein LOC104793341 isoform X2, with the protein MDPWSWICELPESPEFVESDSHAVFQLAGDLTRSIKLRAEWDSGSEPESLSLTFKVIVEGFDRLKTSTIWVSDTCLLSSEKPFLPLVLQLLRELISHSPTTRDGARTKSELLEIKPGPVSWVMDSHSPESFSSVFNLILLVRLFWLCVFDAPSEVGSFFFQNLLGPHVNALTCQQAPVLRTFLVSLGVDAELCIVRAASYALSKWMISKEVGLGNLGLKQFSSSLMPSHRSLGFSYATEAHGLWILKGYFPILSMNVTNNSSNQIQNKIVKFPFVEPKEAVLRYALSHQQAEILVQFEYSVKFHENYIKVNARVDDIRIHMSKLGFQNGGVGLENKIADCYSEERYFPSRVRVWLGPEIGSCHVSGLSLGRSTKNEEREVEVTRVLKGNFGKGKVAPRVKARARMSTKRKVKDWKIEQDSEGNAAVFDAVLYDRESGQEVTTVKPNPNQEGLKNVFTKSGGMVFGRDEYGDEVGWRVGREMEGSVLKWRMGGKIWLTYWPNKLNTSFYETRCVEWCDEVDLPLLPTSN; encoded by the exons atggaCCCATGGTCGTGGATATGCGAGCTTCCAGAATCTCCCGAGTTCGTCGAGTCTGATTCTCACGCAGTGTTTCAGCTGGCAGGCGATTTGACACGTTCCATCAAACTTAGAGCCGAATGGGATTCTGGTTCTGAAccagaatctctctctctcaccttcaAAGTCATAGTAGAGGGTTTTGACCGCCTTAAAACGTCGACCATATGGGTCTCCGACACATGTCTCTTGTCGTCGGAGAAACCGTTCCTCCCTTTGGTTCTCCAGCTTCTTCGAGAACTAATCTCCCATTCTCCAACCACACGTGATGGTGCGCGCACAAAGTCTGAGCTACTTGAGATCAAGCCAGGTCCGGTTAGCTGGGTCATGGACTCTCACTCCCCTGAGTCCTTCTCATCCGTATTTAACCTCATCCTCCTCGTGCGCCTCTTTTGGCTGTGTGTTTTCGACGCGCCTAGTGAAGTAggctctttcttcttccaaaacttACTAGGTCCACACGTGAACGCACTAACGTGTCAACAAGCACCTGTGTTACGAACGTTTCTGGTCTCCCTCGGTGTAGACGCCGAGCTGTGCATCGTACGTGCTGCTTCTTACGCCTTGTCCAAATGGATGATCTCCAAGGAGGTGGGACTTGGGAATCTCGGGTTGAAACAGTTCAGCAGCAGCCTCATGCCCTCACATCGTTCTTTGGGGTTTTCTTATGCAACAGAAGCTCATGGGCTTTGGATCTTGAAAGGCTATTTCCCAATCTTGTCAATGAACGTCACAAATAATAGCTCTAACCAGATTCAGAACAAGATCGTCAAGTTTCCCTTCGTAGAGCCCAAAGAAGCTGTCCTACGTTACGCTTTGTCGCACCAACAAGCTGAGATACTCGTACAGTTTGAATACTCTGTTAAGTTCCATGAGAACTACATTAAAGTGAACGCACGTGTGGACGACATACGCATCCACATGTCGAAGCTAGGGTTTCAGAACGGAGGAGTTGGCCTGGAGAATAAGATAGCAGATTGTTACTCGGAGGAGAGATATTTTCCGTCGCGGGTACGGGTCTGGCTCGGGCCAGAAATCGGGTCGTGTCACGTGTCTGGTCTAAGCCTAGGACGATCAACCAAGAATGAGGAGAGAGAAGTCGAGGTGACGAGGGTTCTAAAGGGAAACTTCGGAAAAGGGAAAGTGGCTCCGAGAGTGAAGGCAAGAGCAAGAATGTCAACAAAGAGGAAGGTTAAAGATTGGAAAATTGAGCAGGATAGCGAAGGAAACGCTGCTGTTTTCGACGCGGTGTTGTACGATAGGGAGAGTGGCCAAGAAGTGACAACGGTGAAGCCGAATCCGAACCAAGAGGGTTTAAAGAATGTGTTTACGAAGAGTGGAGGGATG GTGTTTGGAAGGGATGAGTATGGAGATGAAGTTGGCTGGAGAGTTGGGAGAGAGATGGAAGGAAGTGTGTTGAAATGGAGAATGGGTGGTAAAATTTGGCTAACTTATTGGCCAAACAAGTTAAACACTTCGTTTTATGAGACTCGATGTGTGGAGTGGTGTGATGAGGTTGATTTGCCTTTGCTTCCCACTTCTAATTAA
- the LOC104793341 gene encoding uncharacterized protein LOC104793341 isoform X1 produces the protein MDPWSWICELPESPEFVESDSHAVFQLAGDLTRSIKLRAEWDSGSEPESLSLTFKVIVEGFDRLKTSTIWVSDTCLLSSEKPFLPLVLQLLRELISHSPTTRDGARTKSELLEIKPGPVSWVMDSHSPESFSSVFNLILLVRLFWLCVFDAPSEVGSFFFQNLLGPHVNALTCQQAPVLRTFLVSLGVDAELCIVRAASYALSKWMISKEVGLGNLGLKQFSSSLMPSHRSLGFSYATEAHGLWILKGYFPILSMNVTNNSSNQIQNKIVKFPFVEPKEAVLRYALSHQQAEILVQFEYSVKFHENYIKVNARVDDIRIHMSKLGFQNGGVGLENKIADCYSEERYFPSRVRVWLGPEIGSCHVSGLSLGRSTKNEEREVEVTRVLKGNFGKGKVAPRVKARARMSTKRKVKDWKIEQDSEGNAAVFDAVLYDRESGQEVTTVKPNPNQEGLKNVFTKSGGMVFGRDEYGDEVGWRVGREMEGSVLKWRMGGKIWLTYWPNKLNTSFYETRCVEWCDEVDLPLLPTSN, from the coding sequence atggaCCCATGGTCGTGGATATGCGAGCTTCCAGAATCTCCCGAGTTCGTCGAGTCTGATTCTCACGCAGTGTTTCAGCTGGCAGGCGATTTGACACGTTCCATCAAACTTAGAGCCGAATGGGATTCTGGTTCTGAAccagaatctctctctctcaccttcaAAGTCATAGTAGAGGGTTTTGACCGCCTTAAAACGTCGACCATATGGGTCTCCGACACATGTCTCTTGTCGTCGGAGAAACCGTTCCTCCCTTTGGTTCTCCAGCTTCTTCGAGAACTAATCTCCCATTCTCCAACCACACGTGATGGTGCGCGCACAAAGTCTGAGCTACTTGAGATCAAGCCAGGTCCGGTTAGCTGGGTCATGGACTCTCACTCCCCTGAGTCCTTCTCATCCGTATTTAACCTCATCCTCCTCGTGCGCCTCTTTTGGCTGTGTGTTTTCGACGCGCCTAGTGAAGTAggctctttcttcttccaaaacttACTAGGTCCACACGTGAACGCACTAACGTGTCAACAAGCACCTGTGTTACGAACGTTTCTGGTCTCCCTCGGTGTAGACGCCGAGCTGTGCATCGTACGTGCTGCTTCTTACGCCTTGTCCAAATGGATGATCTCCAAGGAGGTGGGACTTGGGAATCTCGGGTTGAAACAGTTCAGCAGCAGCCTCATGCCCTCACATCGTTCTTTGGGGTTTTCTTATGCAACAGAAGCTCATGGGCTTTGGATCTTGAAAGGCTATTTCCCAATCTTGTCAATGAACGTCACAAATAATAGCTCTAACCAGATTCAGAACAAGATCGTCAAGTTTCCCTTCGTAGAGCCCAAAGAAGCTGTCCTACGTTACGCTTTGTCGCACCAACAAGCTGAGATACTCGTACAGTTTGAATACTCTGTTAAGTTCCATGAGAACTACATTAAAGTGAACGCACGTGTGGACGACATACGCATCCACATGTCGAAGCTAGGGTTTCAGAACGGAGGAGTTGGCCTGGAGAATAAGATAGCAGATTGTTACTCGGAGGAGAGATATTTTCCGTCGCGGGTACGGGTCTGGCTCGGGCCAGAAATCGGGTCGTGTCACGTGTCTGGTCTAAGCCTAGGACGATCAACCAAGAATGAGGAGAGAGAAGTCGAGGTGACGAGGGTTCTAAAGGGAAACTTCGGAAAAGGGAAAGTGGCTCCGAGAGTGAAGGCAAGAGCAAGAATGTCAACAAAGAGGAAGGTTAAAGATTGGAAAATTGAGCAGGATAGCGAAGGAAACGCTGCTGTTTTCGACGCGGTGTTGTACGATAGGGAGAGTGGCCAAGAAGTGACAACGGTGAAGCCGAATCCGAACCAAGAGGGTTTAAAGAATGTGTTTACGAAGAGTGGAGGGATGGTGTTTGGAAGGGATGAGTATGGAGATGAAGTTGGCTGGAGAGTTGGGAGAGAGATGGAAGGAAGTGTGTTGAAATGGAGAATGGGTGGTAAAATTTGGCTAACTTATTGGCCAAACAAGTTAAACACTTCGTTTTATGAGACTCGATGTGTGGAGTGGTGTGATGAGGTTGATTTGCCTTTGCTTCCCACTTCTAATTAA